Proteins co-encoded in one Cinclus cinclus chromosome Z, bCinCin1.1, whole genome shotgun sequence genomic window:
- the APC gene encoding adenomatous polyposis coli protein isoform X3: protein MAAASYDQLLKQVEALKMENSNLRQELEDNSNHLTKLETEASTMKEVLKQLQGSIEDEAMASSGQIDLLERLKELNLESTSFAGVKLRPKVSMRSYGSREGSVSSRSGECSPVPLGSFPRRGFMNGSRESTGYLEELEKERSLLLAELEKEEKEKDWYYAQLQNLTKRIDSLPLTENFSLQTDMTRRQLEYEARQIRAAMEEQLGTCQDMEKRAQRAPQSKQEAGSHDTERQNEGQGAAEISVANSSTGQGSAARVDHETASVMSSSSNYSVPRRLTSHLGTKVEMVYSLLSMLGTHDKDDMSRTLLAMSSSQDSCIAMRQSGCLPLLIQLLHGNDKDSVLLGNSRGSKEARARASAALHNIIHSQPDDKRGRREIRVLHLLEQIRAYCETCWEWQEAHEQGMDQDKNPMPAPVDHQICPAVCVLMKLSFDEEHRHAMNELGKIRFEQLARNSGGLQAIAELLQVDCEMYGLTNDHYSVTLRRYAGMALTNLTFGDVANKATLCSMKGCMRALVAQLKSESEDLQQVIASVLRNLSWRADVNSKKTLREVGSVKALMECALEVKKESTLKSVLSALWNLSAHCTGNKADICAVDGALGFLVGTLTYRSQTNTLAIIESGGGILRNVSSLIATNEDHRQILRENSCLQTLLQHLKSHSLTIVSNACGTLWNLSARNAKDQEALWDMGAVSMLKNLIHSKHKMIAMGSAAALRNLMANRPAKYKDANIMSPGSSLPSLHVRKQKALEAELDAQHLSETFDNIDNLSPKASHRSKQRHKQNIYSEYVLDASCHDNGVCRSESFNAGNMTVLSPYVNTTVLPNSSSNSRGNAENSRSEKDRSVERDRTVGLNTYHQAAENTGNSSKRIGMQISTAAVQIAKVMEEVTSIHIPQEDRSSGSTSEINCLTEDRNAQRRSASAHTHSNTYFPKSENSNRTCPAPYTKMEYKRASNDSLNSVSSSDGYGKRGQMKPSIESYSEDDESKFCSYGKYPADLAHKIHSANHMDDNDGELDTPINYSLKYSDEQLNSGRQSPSQNERWTRPKHIIDDEMKPNEQRQSRNQNAAYPVYTESGDDKHMKYSTAFGQQECVSSFRSRGSSGSDQNRVGPALGMNQKVNQSLCRVDDYDDDKPTNYSERFSEEEQHEEDDRPTNYSIKYNEEEHHVDQPIDYSLKYSTEVPAPSQKPSYTFPKTSSVQLNKTDHIPPGSGSTSAPSAGSKRQNQLHPSSAESRNGHTKNTSCKTPSINQETIQTYCVEDTPICFSRCSSLSSLSSAEDEIGRDQSTRGTDASNTLQIAELKENSGTLPTEGAANEITSAAQHIRTKSTRLQTSSLSPSDSSRHKAVEFSSGAKSPSKSGAQTPKSPPEHYVQETPLMFSRCTSVSSLDSFESRSIASSVQSEPCSGIVSGIISPSDLPDSPGQTMPPSRSKTPPPAQGVQEKREVPKGKATTTEKRESGPRQAAVNAAVQRVQVLPDADTLLHFATESTPDGFSCSSSLSALSLDEPFIQKDAELRIMPPVHENEHGSEAEPEQSSDTKDNQEKKAEKPAEADKDILDDSDDDIEILEACIISAMPTKSSRKTKKPSQASAPKIPPPVARKPSQLPVYKLLPSQSRLQSQKHVTFTPGDDMPRVYCVEGTPINFSTATSLSDLTIESPPSELANADNVGVGAESGEFEKRDTIPTEGRSTDDSQRAKSSAVTSLGLDDDKTEEGDILAECINSAMPKGKSHKPFRVKKIMDQIQQASSSPSNKKQPEGEKKPASPVKPVSQNNEYRARMRKSTDPKSNASNERGYPENRDGKKQNLKNNSRDFHDKLPNNEERVRGSFAFDSPHHYTPIEGTPYCFSRNDSLSSLDFDDDDVDLSREKAELRKGKEGKETESKESSTAEQSSNQQPSNRTQVCQKHPAGRSQTKTFSHSTKDIPDRGAATDEKMQNFAIENTPVCFSLNSSLSSLSDIDQENNNNKEGVPAKRPEAPESQVESNRPQTSGYAPKSFHVEDTPVCFSRNSSLSSLSIDSEDDLLQECISSAMPKKKKPSRIKSDGEKNNSRNTGGILAEDLTLDLREVQRADSEHGFSPDSENFDWKAIQEGANSIVSSLHQAAAAASLSRQASSDSDSILSLKSGISLGSPFHLTPDQEEKTFTSNKGPRIIKPGEKSTLESKKVESESRGIKGGKKVYKSMITGKVRSNSEVSSLKQPQQTSVPSISRGRTMIHIPGVRNSSSSTSPVSKKGPPLKNTNSKSPNEGQSLTSSPRGAKSSVKPEPAPVTRQPSGLNQSGSSKGPSRSGSRDSTPSRPQQQPLSRPLQSPGRNSISPGRNGISPPNKLSQLPRTSSPSTASTKSSSSGRMSYTPPGRQMSQQNLTKQTALPKSTSSIPRSESASKGLNQTLSTGGSNKKIDLSRMSSTKSSGSESDRSERPVLVRQSTFIKEAPSPTLRRKLEESASFESLSPSRPDSPTRSQLQTPVLSPSLPDMSLSTHSPAQSSGWRKLAPNHSPTIEFDGRPAKRHDIARSHSESPSRLLINRSGTWKREHSKHSSSLPRVSTWRRTGSSSSILSASSESSEKAKSEDEKQHGGSLTGHKQSKESQAPAKGTWRKIKENEIPQIMNDPQHSSSGTTNGSDSKTLIYQMAPAVSKTEDVWVRIEDCPINNPRSGKSPTGNTPPVIDTVSEKGYVNGKDLKEIQEKQTPGNGGVPVRTVGLENRLNSFFQIDSPDKKGTETKPLQNNPIPAPEINESTVSERTPFSSSSSSKHSSPIGAVAARVTPFNYNPSRRKSSMDNSSARPSQIPTPVNNSTKKRDTKSENTDSSGTQSPKRHSGSYLVTSV, encoded by the exons AGAGCACCTCAAAGCAAGCAAGAGGCAGGTTCCCATGATACAGAGAGGCAGAATGAAGGtcaaggagcagcagaaatcAGTGTGGCGAACAGCAGTACTGGTCAG GGTTCTGCTGCTCGAGTGGACCATGAGACAGCCAGTGTTATGAGCTCTAGTAGTAACTATTCTGTTCCTCGCAGACTGACAAGTCACCTGGGTACCAAG GTGGAAATGGTGTATTCATTGTTATCAATGCTTGGTACTCATGATAAAGATGACATGTCAAGAACATTGCTAGCGATGTCTAGCTCCCAGGACAGCTGCATAGCCATGCGTCAGTCTGGATGTCTTCCTCTCCTCATCCAGCTTTTACATGGCAACGATAAGGACTCTGTGTTGTTAGGAAATTCCCGTGGTAGTAAAGAGGCCCGTGCCAGAGCCAGTGCAGCGCTGCACAACATCATTCACTCCCAGCCCGATGATAAGCGAGGCAGACGGGAAATCCGTGTGCTCCATCTCTTGGAGCAGATCCGTGCTTACTGTGAAACGTGCTGGGAATGGCAGGAGGCACATGAACAAGGCATGGACCAAGACAAAAACCCAA TGCCTGCTCCAGTGGATCATCAGATTTGTCCTGCAGTGTGTGTTTTGATGAAACTTTCATTTGATGAAGAGCACAGACATGCAATGAATGAGCTTGGTAAGATCAGATTTGAGCAGCTTGCTAGAAACAGTG GAGGTTTGCAGGCCATTGCTGAACTGCTGCAAGTGGATTGTGAAATGTATGGACTCACAAATGATCACTATAGTGTTACTCTAAGGAGGTATGCGGGCATGGCTCTGACAAACCTGACTTTTGGAGATGTGGCAAACAAG GCTACATTATGTTCCATGAAGGGCTGCATGAGAGCCCTTGTAGCCCAGCTGAAATCTGAAAGTGAAGACTTACAGCAG GTCATTGCAAGTGTGTTGAGGAACTTGTCCTGGCGAGCAGATGTAAACAGCAAAAAGACTCTGAGAGAAGTTGGAAGTGTGAAAGCATTGATGGAATGTGCTTTAGAAGTTAAGAAG GAGTCCACCCTGAAAAGCGTTCTGAGTGCCTTATGGAATTTGTCAGCACACTGCACAGGAAACAAAGCTGACATATGTGCTGTTGATGGTGCTCTTGGATTTCTGGTCGGCACACTGACATACCGGAGCCAAACAAATACTTTAGCCATCATAGAAAGTGGAGGAGGAATATTAAGAAATGTTTCTAGCCTAATTGCTACTAATGAGGACCATAG GCAAATCTTGCGAGAGAACAGCTGCTTACAAACCTTGTTACAACATTTGAAGTCACACAGTTTGACAATAGTTAGTAATGCATGTGGGACCCTGTGGAATCTCTCTGCTCGAAATGCGAAGGATCAGGAGGCGCTGTGGGACATGGGAGCCGTGAGCATGCTGAAAAACCTGATTCACTCAAAACACAAAATGATAGCCATGGGTAGTGCTGCGGCTCTGCGGAACCTCATGGCAAACAGGCCAGCTAAGTACAAGGATGCCAACATTATGTCTCCAGGATCAAGCCTCCCATCTCTCcatgtcagaaagcaaaaggCACTGGAAGCAGAATTAGATGCTCAGCATTTATCAGAGACTTTTGACAACATTGATAATTTAAGCCCGAAAGCATCTCACCGCAGTAAGCAGAGACATAAGCAAAATATATACAGTGAGTATGTCCTGGATGCCAGCTGCCACGACAATGGGGTATGCAGGTCAGAGAGCTTTAATGCTGGCAATATGACTGTGCTCTCACCATATGTAAATACTACAGTATTGCCTAACTCCTCCTCTAACAGTAGAGGAAACGCAGAAAATTCTCGATCTGAGAAAGACAGGAGTGTTGAAAGGGATCGAACAGTAGGTTTAAATACTTATCATCAAGCTGCAGAGAATACTGGTAATTCCTCTAAGAGAATTGGAATGCAGATTTCTACTGCTGCAGTTCAGATTGCCAAAGTTATGGAAGAAGTAACAAGCATACACATTCCACAAGAAGACAGAAGTTCTGGTTCCACTTCTGAAATAAACTGTTTGACAGAAGACAGAAATGCCCAGAGGAGATCAGCCTCTGCCCATACTCATTCAAATACATACTTTCCAAAATCTGAGAACTCAAACAGGACATGTCCTGCGCCTTACACAAAAATGGAATATAAAAGAGCTTCAAATGATAGTTTAAATAGtgtcagcagcagtgatggCTATGGTAAAAGAGGCCAAATGAAACCTTCCATTGAGTCTTACTCCGAAGATGATGAAAGTAAATTCTGTAGTTATGGCAAATATCCAGCTGACTTGGCACACAAGATTCATAGTGCAAATCACATGGATGACAATGATGGAGAGCTAGACACTCCTATTAATTATAGTCTTAAATACTCAGATGAGCAGTTAAATTCTGGAAGGCAAAGTCCCTCCCAGAATGAAAGATGGACAAGGCCTAAACATATAATAGATGATGAAATGAAACCAAATGAACAAAGACAGTCAAGGAACCAAAATGCAGCCTATCCTGTGTACACTGAAAGTGGAGATGATAAACACATGAAATATTCAACAGCTTTTGGACAGCAGGAGTGCGTTTCTTCCTTTAGATCAAGAGGATCCAGTGGCTCAGATCAGAACAGAGTAGGCCCAGCTCTTGGAATGAATCAGAAAGTAAACCAGTCCTTGTGTCGTGTTGATGATTATGATGATGACAAGCCAACCAACTATAGTGAACGTTTTTCTGAGGAGGAGCAACATGAAGAGGATGACAGACCAACTAATTACAGCATAAAGTACAATGAAGAGGAACATCATGTTGATCAGCCTATTGATTACAGTTTAAAATATTCAACAGAAGTTCCAGCACCTTCTCAGAAGCCATCTTACACCTTTCCAAAGACTTCTTCAGTGCAACTTAATAAAACTGACCATATTCCCCCAGGCAGTGGGAGCACATCAGCCCCCTCAGCTGGTTCAAAGAGGCAGAACCAGCTTCACCcgagctctgcagagagcagaaatgGTCATACAAAGAACACATCCTGTAAGACTCCCTCTATTAATCAGGAAACTATACAAACTTACTGCGTGGAAGATACCCCGATATGTTTTTCAAGGTGTAGCTCTTTGTCGTCCTTGTCATCAGCTGAAGATGAAATAGGACGTGATCAATCTACACGTGGCACAGATGCCAGTAACACACTGCAGATTGCAGAACTGAAGGAGAATAGTGGGACTCTACCTACAGAAGGTGCAGCAAATGAAATCACATCAGCAGCACAACACATCAGAACAAAATCCACTAGACTTCAGACTTCTAGCTTGTCTCCTTCTGATTCCTCTAGACATAAAGCTGTTGAATTTTCTTCAGGTGCCAAATCTCCCTCAAAGAGTGGTGCCCAAACTCCTAAAAGCCCACCAGAACATTATGTACAGGAAACACCACTCATGTTCAGCAGATGTACTTCTGTAAGTTCCCTGGATAGTTTTGAAAGTCGTTCAATTGCTAGTTCAGTTCAAAGTGAGCCTTGCAGTGGAATAGTAAGTGGTATTATAAGTCCCAGTGACCTTCCAGACAGCCCTGGACAAACAATGCCTCCAAGCAGAAGTAAAACACCACCGCCTGCTCAAGGAGTTCAAGAAAAAAGAGAGGTACCTAAGGGAAAAGCAACCACTACAGAGAAGAGAGAGTCTGGCCCTAGACAGGCAGCTGTAAATGCAGCTGTTCAAAGAGTTCAGGTACTGCCAGATGCTGATACACTATTACATTTTGCCACAGAAAGCACACCAGATGGGTTTTCTTGCTCTTCTAGCCTGAGTGCTCTGAGCCTGGATGAGCCATTTATACAGAAAGATGCAGAGTTAAGAATTATGCCTCCAGTTCATGAAAATGAGCATGGAAGTGAAGCAGAACCTGAACAGTCAAGTGATACAAAGGACAACCAGgagaagaaagcagagaagCCAGCTGAAGCAGACAAAGACATTCTGGATGATTCTGATGATGACATTGAAATATTGGAAGCATGTATTATTTCTGCAATGCCAACAAAGTCTTCACGTAAAACCAAAAAGCCTTCCCAAGCATCTGCTCCAAAAATACCTCCTCCTGTAGCCAGAAAGCCCAGCCAGTTGCCAGTTTACAAACTTTTGCCTTCACAAAGCAGATTGCAATCACAAAAGCATGTGACTTTTACACCAGGAGATGATATGCCACGGGTATATTGTGTTGAGGGTACACCAATAAATTTTTCAACAGCTACATCTCTGAGTGACCTGACAATAGAATCCCCCCCAAGTGAATTGGCCAATGCAGACAATGTGGGTGTGGGAGCAGAATCAGGAGAGTTTGAAAAGCGGGACACTATTCCTACAGAAGGCAGAAGTACTGACGATTCTCAGAGAGCAAAAAGCTCGGCTGTAACTTCCCTTGGCCTGGATGATGACAAAACAGAAGAGGGTGATATTTTGGCTGAGTGTATTAACTCAGCTATGCCAAAAGGAAAAAGTCACAAACCTTTCAGAGTGAAGAAGATAATGGATCAAATTCAACAAGCATCTTCATCCCCAAGTAATAAAAAACAACCTGAAGGTGAGAAAAAGCCAGCATCACCAGTAAAGCCTGTTTCccaaaacaatgaatacagagcACGCATGCGAAAAAGCACAGACCCTAAAAGCAATGCTAGTAATGAAAGAGGCTATCCAGAGAACAGagatggaaagaaacaaaaccttaaaaataattcaagagATTTTCATGATAAATTGCCAAATAATGAAGAGCGTGTAAGAGGAAGTTTTGCGTTTGATTCCCCTCATCATTACACACCTATTGAGGGAACTCCTTATTGTTTTTCACGGAATGATTCCCTGAGTTCTTTAGattttgatgatgatgatgttgaCCTTTCAAGGGAAAAGGCAGaattaaggaaaggaaaagaaggaaaggaaactgAAAGTAAAGAGTCCTCTACTGCAGAACAGTCTTCAAATCAGCAGCCAAGTAACAGGACACAAGTTTGTCAAAAACACCCAGCAGGCAGAAGCCAGACAAAAACTTTCTCTCATTCAACTAAAGATATTCCAGACAGAGGAGCAGCTACAGAtgagaaaatgcagaattttgctATTGAAAACAcacctgtttgtttttctctcaacTCATCTCTTAGCTCCCTTAGTGATATTGatcaagaaaacaacaacaacaaagaaggGGTACCTGCAAAACGTCCTGAGGCCCCTGAGTCACAGGTAGAATCCAACAGACCACAGACTTCTGGTTATGCACCTAAATCATTTCATGTTGAAGATACTCCTGTGTGCTTCTCTAGAAATAGCTCTCTGAGTTCTCTTAGTATTGACTCAGAAGATGATCTTCTGCAAGAATGCATTAGTTCTGCTATgcctaaaaagaaaaagccctcAAGAATAAAAAGTgatggtgaaaaaaataattccagaaaCACAGGTGGTATTCTAGCAGAAGATTTAACACTGGATTTGAGAGAGGTACAGAGGGCAGATTCAGAACATGGTTTTTCACCTGATTCGGAGAACTTCGACTGGAAAGCTATACAAGAAGGTGCAAATTCTATCGTTAGTAGCTTGCAtcaagctgcagctgctgcatcaCTGTCTAGACAAGCTTCATCAGACTCCGACTCTATCCTTTCATTAAAATCTGGTATTTCTCTAGGGTCACCATTTCATCTTACCCCAgaccaagaagaaaaaactttCACTAGTAATAAAGGTCCAAGAATTATTAAGCCAGGAGAGAAGAGTACACTGGAGTCTAAAAAAGTAGAATCAGAAAGTAGGGGTATCAAAGGAGGGAAGAAGGTGTATAAAAGTATGATCACAGGAAAAGTACGCTCTAATTCAGAAGTTTCAAGTTTGAAGCAACCCCAACAGACAAGTGTGCCTTCAATTTCACGTGGTAGAACAATGATCCATATTCCAGGAGTTCGAAATAGTTCTTCAAGTACTAGTCCTGTTTCCAAGAAAGGACCCCCACTGAAAAATACTAACTCTAAGAGTCCCAATGAAGGCCAAAGTTTGACTAGTTCTCCAAGAGGAGCCAAATCATCAGTGAAACCTGAGCCAGCTCCTGTGACTAGGCAGCCATCAGGGTTGAACCAGAGTGGATCAAGTAAAGGACCTTCTAGATCAGGATCTAGAGACTCCACTCCTTCTAGACCTCAACAGCAGCCACTAAGTAGGCCTCTGCAATCTCCTGGACGAAACtccatttccccaggaagaaaTGGTATTAGTCCTCCCAACAAACTGTCACAGTTGCCAAGAACATCATCTCCTAGCACAGCTTCAACTAAATCCTCAAGTTCAGGTAGAATGTCATACACACCACCAGGCAGGCAGATGAGCCAGCAAAACCTTACAAAGCAAACTGCCTTACCTAAGAGCACCAGTAGTATTCCACGAAGTGAATCTGCTTCAAAGGGGTTAAACCAAACTCTCAGCACTGGTGGATCAAACAAAAAGATTGACCTATCCAGAATGTCATCCACAAAGTCTAGTGGAAGTGAATCTGACAGATCTGAGAGACCTGTTCTCGTTCGTCAGTCAACTTTTATTAAAGAGGCTCCGAGCCCAACTCTGAGACGGAAATTAGAAGAGTCAGCTTCATTTGAATCTCTGTCACCTTCCAGGCCAGATTCTCCCACAAGGTCCCAACTGCAAACCCCAGTTTTAAGTCCTTCTCTTCCTGATATGTCTTTATCCACTCATTCACCTGCCCAGAGTAGTGGTTGGCGAAAATTAGCCCCTAATCACAGTCCTACTATAGAATTTGATGGGAGACCAGCAAAGCGTCATGACATAGCTCGTTCCCATTCTGAGAGTCCATCTAGGCTGCTGATCAACAGATCAGGAACGTGGAAGCGCGAGCACAGTAAGCATTCCTCATCACTTCCTCGTGTAAGCACTTGGCGAAGAACTGGAAGTTCCTCTTCGATCCTGTCAGCTTCTTCAGAATCCAGTGAAAAGGCAAAAAGTGAAGATGAAAAGCAGCATGGAGGTTCTCTCACTGGACACAAGCAAAGTAAAGAAAGCCAAGCACCAGCAAAAGGTacttggagaaaaataaaagaaaatgaaattcctCAGATAATGAATGATCCTCAGCATTCTTCTTCAGGTACCACAAATGGCTCTGATTCCAAAACCCTCATCTATCAGATGGCTCCAGCTGTCTCTAAGACAGAGGATGTGTGGGTGAGGATAGAGGACTGCCCAATTAACAACCCTCGATCTGGAAAGTCCCCAACTGGAAATACTCCCCCTGTTATTGACACTGTTTCAGAGAAAGGGTATGTGAATGGTAAAGATCTTAAAGAGATTCAAGAAAAGCAAACCCCAGGGAATGGAGGTGTTCCTGTTCGTACTGTTGGCTTAGAAAACCGTCTGAACTCTTTCTTTCAGATAGACAGTCCAGACAAGAAAGGCACTGAAACAAAGCCTCTGCAGAATAATCCCATTCCTGCACCAGAAATTAATGAAAGTACTGTAAGTGAGCGTACTCCATTCAGTTCCAGTAGCTCAAGCAAGCACAGCTCCCCCATCGGTGCTGTGGCAGCAAGGGTGACTCCTTTCAACTACAATCCGAGCCGCAGGAAGAGCAGCATGGATAATAGTTCTGCTCGGCCCTCACAGATACCAACCCCAGTGAATAACAGCACCAAGAAACGCGACACCAAGTCTGAAAACACTGACTCCAGTGGAACACAAAGCCCTAAACGTCACTCTGGCTCTTATCTGGTAACTTCTGTTTAA